One genomic region from Sylvia atricapilla isolate bSylAtr1 chromosome 16, bSylAtr1.pri, whole genome shotgun sequence encodes:
- the LOC136368555 gene encoding DEP domain-containing mTOR-interacting protein-like has product MDSLGAGLKKRATEHHYRAEVMIAGEQLRLRLHDGKLIKDRRYHLRTYPNCFVAKELTDWLIDHKEAPDRETGIRLMQKLMDHYIIHHVCDEHSDYKDAKLLYRFRKDDGTFPLSKDVKVFMRGQSIYEKLVSVEESILKVREENSVKYQRTFLGSEMIDWLIQEGEVENRQEAVELGRALLEHGIIQHVSNRHHFFDSDILYHFWINFRRRRRFTELLNENSSRALSESPDSPFCLRKLNPDPGNTSFLSVQTNKEIKVVSAVRRSSITSLSGNSNAYFSAPPTLVFPPVAECNPKSVLKRPVTNEELLSPGAPYVKKTLTIVGDAVGWGFVVRGGRPCHIQAVDPGGPAAAAGMKVCQFVFSVNGVYVLHLDYQTISSLIMTGPRTLVMEVMEAIE; this is encoded by the exons GCTTCGTCTCCACGATGGGAAGCTGATCAAGGACAGGAGGTACCACCTGAGGACGTACCCCAACTGCTTCGTGGCCAAGGAGCTCACGGACTGGCTCATCGACCACAAGGAAGCGCCCGACCGCGAGACCGGCATCCGCCTCATGCAGAAGCTGATGGATCACTACATCATCCACCACG TCTGTGACGAGCACTCGGATTACAAGGATGCCAAGCTGCTCTACCGCTTCCGCAAGGATGACGGGACCTTCCCTCTCAGCAAGGACGTGAAGGTGTTCATGCGAGGCCAGAGCATCTATGAGAA gctggtgaGCGTGGAGGAGTCAATCCTGAAGGTGAGGGAGGAGAACTCGGTGAAGTACCAGAGGACTTTCCTGGGCTCTGAGATGATCGACTGGCTCATCCAGGAGGGAGAAGTGGAGAACAGGCAGgaggcagtggagctgggacGGGCACTGCTGGAGCACGGGATCATTCAGCATG TCTCCAATCGGCATCACTTCTTTGACAGTGACATCCTCTACCACTTCTGGATCAACTTCCGCCGGCGGCGGCGGTTCACGGAGTTACTCAACGAGAACTCCTCCCGTGCCCTGTCCGAGAGCCCTGACAGCCCCTTCTGCCTCCGCAAGCTCAACCCGGACCCGGGCAACACCAGCTTCCTCTCCG TCCAGACCAACAAGGAGATCAAAGTTGTCTCAGCAGTTCGAAGGAGCAGCATCACTTCCCTCTCTGGAAACTCCAACGCCTATTTCAGTGCTCCCCCTACACTGGTATTCCCTCCTGTGGCTGAGTGCAACCCCAAATCAG TGTTAAAGAGACCCGTCACCAACGaagagctgctgtcccctggggcCCCCTATGTCAAGAAAACGCTGACT aTTGTGGGGGATGCAGTGGGCTGGGGGTTTGTGGTCCGAGGAGGAAGACCTTGCCACATCCAGGCGGTGGACCCAGgaggacctgctgctgctgcagggatgaaG GTGTGCcagtttgttttctcagtgAATGGGGTGTATGTTCTGCATCTGGACTATCAGACCATCAGCAGCCTCATCATGACAGGACCACGGACTCTGGTGATGGAAGTCATGGAAGCCATTGAATGA